A segment of the Lycium barbarum isolate Lr01 chromosome 7, ASM1917538v2, whole genome shotgun sequence genome:
TCATAGCAAGCTCCTCCTCCATTGTAGAAATCCAAACTTCCTGACTTGTTGTTTCTTCATAGGAGGACGGTTCAACAAGAGCAAAATTGCATTGCTCATAAACTTCAGCTAGTGACCTGGTCTTCAAAACGGGAGAATCTGTAGTCAATTCAACATTTGAATTGTGTTTTGTTCCAGCAATAGAACTAAAGGTAGTATCACTCTTGTGCGGATTTGGAGTTGCAACTGAAGTACTCCTACCTTGATTCTTTACAACCATATCTCGATCCCAATCATAGTAGCTGGACTCGTCCACTACAAGATCTCTATTGACGAACACCTTCTTGCTACTAACATTGTACACTCTATACCCTTTTGCAACTGTGCTAAAGCCGAACAGAATGCAAAATTCTACCTTGCTATCTAATTTTCCTCTTTTAGCATCAGGAACATGTGCATAGCACACCGAACCAAATACCTTCAAGTGTCTTGCAGACGCCTTTATACCCCTCCACGCTTCAAAAGGCGTCATGCCTTGGACTACTCTAGTTGGCAATCTATTTAGCAAATAGACTGCAGTATTGACTGCTTCGGCCCAAAAATATTTAGGCATCTTTTTTTTTCTGCCAATATGCATCTTGCCATCTCCATCGCCGTTCTATTCTTTCTCTCAGAAACCCCTTTCTGCTCTGGAGTGTAGCTAACAGTGAACTGTTGTTGAATGCCCAAATCTTTACAATACTTGCTGAACTGATATGAAGTATATTCAGTTCCATTATCTGACCTGATATACTTCAACCTGCAGCCACTCTCCCTTTCTACCATAGCCTTGAATTCTTTGAAAATATAAAACACTTGAGATTTGCTGCTAAGAAAGTAAACCCATGTCATTCTAATTAGATCATCCACAAAGAGAATAAAGTATTTGTTTCCACTCAAAGAAGTCGTCCTCATTGGTCCACATAAATCTGTATGAACCAACTCTAGCTTTTCCTTAGCCCTCCAAAGACTTCCTTTAGGGAAGGATTGTCTATGCATTTTACCGAATTGACATGACTCACAAACATCTCTGCACATGTCAATTTTGGGTACATCAAGCACCATACCCTTCAATTGCATATACACCAGTGAGCTAAGGTTGTAATGACCAAACCTTTTGTGCCAAAGCCTAGTGTCATTCAATTCAACATTAAAAGAGCAAGTAGCAACAGAATAGCATGAAATTGAAAAGGCATTGTCAATCATGCTAATTTTAGCTACTTCACATCCTTTAGGATCATAAATGACACATTTTGTATTCTTGAAATTAAGAGAATATTTTTTATGAAGCAATTGAGCAACGCTCAACAAGTTTTGAGTCAAGCTTGGCACATAAAGAACATCTTTAATGATTTTCATACCTTCGTCAGTAGAAAATTTTACTGACCCTCTACCTTGAGCTTGCACCAATGCACCATTTCCAAGCCTCACTTTAGTTTTGTCAGCTCTATCCAAGGTAACAAACAGATTTTCATCAATCGCCATGTGCCTTGTGCGCGCGCTGTCAACATACCAGTTACATCCATCAACATGTGATGTGTGCGAGGCAATGAAAACCTCTTCCTCTAATTTTTCAACTTAGTGATCATCCGCGAAATTTGCTCGTTGGGAAGATTGACCACTTTGATTTTGCTTTTGGCTGCAATTTCTCTCGATGTGCCCATACCTTTTACAATATCTACATTGAACTGGAGGCCTTTTTGGCTTCTGCCAACAATTCTTCTCTAAGTGGTTTGTCTTCTTAGAAATACCACAAGGTGGAAATTTTCCTTTTCTTGACGAATCACCTTGGTTTTCACCAGAGTTTACCTCTCTAGAGTTATCTAAGGAGGCTTTTCTGGCTTCCTTCCGCTGCCTGAATTTATGCCTTACTTGAAAGGCATCTTCTACTATCCCTTCACTTCTCATAGTTACCTTTTGCTCTTGGACTTGCAATTTGGAGATCAATTCAGCTATTGTAAAAGTAGTCAAGTCACGAGACTCTTCAATAGCTGAGATTTTCGATTCAAACTTATCTGGAAGGCTAACCAAGATTTTTTCTATAACTTTCTGGTCTAGGAAGTCTTCACCAAGTATCCGTATTTGGTTCACAATCTCCATTAGCTTGGAAGAGTATTCTTTCACACTATCTGAGTCCTTCATCTTCAAAAGCTCAAACTCCCTCTTCAAAGTAAAAACCCTAACAGACTTTACTCTGTTATTGCCTTCAAACTCCTCCTTTAACTTATCCCAGGCCTCTTTAGCTGTTTCACAAGCCATAATTCTTGTAAACATCACTTCTGTAAGGATTGAATGTATGCAAGTGAGAGCTCTTGGAGATCTAGTCACCAACTCATCATACTTTTTAATTTCATTGAGAGTTGCATTAACTCTCAAAGGTTGGACAACAGGTTCTCCTCTCTCAACAACTTCCCATAAATTGAGAGCCTTTAGATAAGCCTTCATCTTGATGGCCCAAATGTGATAATTCTCGCCGATAAAAATTGGAGGACCTATTGTTGGCTGATTTTCAGGTGCCATGAGTTTACCCAGCAAATAAATCCAAGAAAACCCAGGAATAAGATAAGCCAAGTAACAAGATTTGATTCAGATCCCATAGGAAATAAGCTCGGATACCAtgttagaaagaaaagaaagaagaatttGAAAGGTAAAAGGAGGAACAACAGAACAAGTGCAGCTGTAAATTGCTACAAGAATTTTGAAGATGAAGAAGGAGAAGGCTAGAGAAGTTTctgaattttctttttttttcccttgCTATCTCATTTGAGATGGTTTTCTGTATATAAAGTGTGAGTATTACAAAACACAAAATAAGCAAAATATCTCACACTAAACTAAGTACATATGTGGCTCACTAACCACCACTCATTTTAACCCAAAAGACTAGTCTACTACAAAACTCAAAATATCCACTACTCTTGGAGTTTCTAGAGAAATCTTAATTTCCTAACAACAAAGGACTGCTTCACAAACTCAAGAACTTATCATTATGAAGTTTGATTGCAAACACCACAAgcccttttttctcttttttgaaGCAAACACCACCACTTCTTTGATCAAACACAAAGCAGTACTAATCCATCAGTTGAGAGAGCAGGAAAAGCTGGTATATAAGAATTTTGGACCTCAAATCCTACCTAGCTTTTGTTAGAATCGCAGTTAAAGGCTTCTGCAGATTGACTCAAAGTAAGCCTCCTTGAAAATCAAAACAACCCTGCtgtttctttttcctcttttatAAAAGAATGTTAGAAATTATAAATATGATctaaaaaaacaaataagaatAGAAATTGAAAAGTGGAGTATGATCAGGGTAGCTATACTTCAGTTGGTGAAACTTGAAAGTGAAGTCTTATTTTAATGCAAAGAAAAATATTACTTAAAAATTAACAATGAATAAAAGGGAACATTTCTAGGAGACGATAATCCCTATTAAATCTTCAATATAATATTCTAATAGACAAGCGAGAAAGATATAACATTTCAATTTCAAAAATAATCATCTTTTCTTCATATTTTATAGTTTGTCAACAACTGATTTTCTTCGTAGAAGTTACAGGAGAAAAGGCACAGGACAGTCCAAACAAGTAGTCTTTTTCTATTAAAAGAAGTTTAGGTTGTTGTCATCCTTTGGCTTCTTGTTCACAGGTGGTCGATCATAAATAAAATGGAAGGGTCTTAGAAACAGGCAGATATCAATTTTACCTGTTTAAGTAGTTGTCTGGTCCCTAATCCCTATGTCCGTAAACTAGGAAAACAAAAGAAGATATAAtatgcacaagtaggcacctcaacttgtatatagttgaacacataaacacaaatgctgacgtgacacataaattttgaaGGTGTCTAGATCGTCATTTTGTAAAttggagtgttcaactgacaaaatggagacaagttgaggtgcctacttgtgcacacccaaagttggaggacaTACTTGCCAGTCAAGTTTGAGGGCATGTTTATGTATTATGGCTTTTTTTATTTATTCAAGTACTTGTAAGAGAACTAAATCAATTAGATTCTGTTATGAACAGGCCCTATATTGATTATACTATTTAGCTAGAAACTAAGGTATTTGGGCCAGTAGTTAAAATGAGGAAATACTATCATATTATGTGGGATCCAGGTTGAGAAACGCTCTTAAATAGCATGAGTCTAATAGTGGTCAGGCCATGATAGAACTTCGTATTTCTTTTCATTAGCTATTTTGTAATCGCAATCTGGAACCTCCCTTTTCTTGTTTTCCCTAAAGATTAAGAAACATTCAGTTATAATTCCTCGTTGAATATCAGATCGTATCTTATCTTGATGAACAAACCAAACTCAGGTCAATAGAATGCAGTACACCACACAACACATAAAAATATTAAGCATTTAGCTCTGGTTTGGCAGTATAATCCACTAGAGGTTTAGGAGAATAATGTAGGAAGCACCTAAAATAATCCCCAGATCGATGTGATTGTTAGGCAGTGTTGTCAATAACATTCAAGTGAATTGGTAAATGAACTTTCTGAAGGTTTTTGTAACATTGGAAAGAGGGAATATATAGGATTGTAATATCGCCAACATTCACTGAGCTTTCAATGAGATCAAGTACCTCAAACTCAAAGCCAGTTTCAGGATAAGAAGACATATTGGTTCGGATTATTTTTTAGTCGTAAACTGGAAAGCTAAGATACCTCCATGAAATACAAAGAATGAATTCATGGACTATCTGATTGAAAGATGAGCACCAGTTGCAGTATATTTGGTTTCTTGAGCCTAGAAGTTCCTCCTGAAGACAAAACGAGCATGTAAATATTCTTCCAGATCTTCTTTGTCAGTAACGAATTCTTTACCCAACCAGCGAAAGCATGTGCATCTGGAATATAGGTTTCAAATCAGCAGTTCCCGAGATCACCAATCAgcttaaaaaaaatgtaaaacttCCAGGAGTATCTGCAAGATGACTTGAGTTttgcttcaagaaaaaaaattactccTCGGAAACACAGTTATCTGCTGCACATTGTGAGGACTGTATTGGTAGCAAGTCCAGGGCTTCAACTATGCAGGTACTAAACAAAACCAACTGTCTTGGAATATTTTATTACGACCTCCCCAGGAGTACAAAACTTTGTCATTTGGCAATTTCCGCTTGACATTGgcaacatcaaacaaataacaacCAAGCTAGTCGCCCTATTGTAGACATTGTTTGTCCCGAAAACCAAGCTTTTACAGATTGTCGTCACATCACCAAACTGCAGACAGAGAATGTAAGCACTACAAGAAAGTAGAGATACGACGACATTTATTTGGTGACATTTCAAATAAATGTCGGGAAATAAGGAATTTCTTGACATTTATGAACAAATGTCGTAAAAAGAACGACATTTGATGCCAAATGTCATAAGAAGAACGACATTTGGGGCAAAATGTCATTAAAACAACGACATTTAGTCCCAAGTGTTGCTAAAATAACGACATTTGTTAAAAAATGTCATTATTTTTAACGACATTTAGCTGAAATGTCATTAAAACAATGACATTTGATACAAATGTCGAATAATATTATGACATTTGTTGCAAAATGTCGTTGTTTTTAACGACATTTGGCGAAAATGTCGttaaataatgacatttgataTAAATGTCGAATACATTATGACAATTGTTTTAAATGTCATATTATTAGACACTAATTATCGACATTTACACCTAGTGTTggaaaactaatttttttaaaattatccaTCATTCTTTATAGGACAAAGGTCAAAAATTTCCCCCGGACAATACAATTTAGAGAaaattttatcttatgttatatTTTGGCCATTCCATAAAGTTCAAGGACCAATACGAATCATTTGCAAAGTTCAACGACAAATTCATTTAAAATCTACACCCTAAACAATTTATTTAAATCTCAAGAATGATAATTAAGAAGTCACTAATATTGTGAATAATCTTTCAAAGAGGACAAATACATGTTAGAGTACatcaattttaattaattaaatgtgtgaattatttttttctttaatatatcatcacttaattatgatttttaattattttcgACATACATTATTTGATTTATCCAAACCAAATTTGAATTTAATTGCTTTGTCAATCTGTAGGAAATCTTATATATAGTTAGGAGAGAAACAAAATGATTTACCTTTAAACTCCATGAATGATCTAGGTTTGTTCTATATACCATCTTCGTATGGTGGCGTGATGTAGCTAGGTGAATCCATGTTCGAAGGACATTGTACCAAAGTCATATAATGAGGACCACAATATGCAtggtttgattctgtttatggcATCGAAGGTTGTGTtcttttttgggcttctaatatAATTCTCATTCCTTTTTGGCACCTATGTTAGAGATTGAAGGTATTTGCCCCCCTTGAATTACAAATAATCTAAATTTCTGGCAAGGATAAAAGTTTAAGTCATCTGTACAAATATGAAGATTGATAGTAACTCAAAAAACGAGCCTAATTGAGAATATTGCGAGGATGTATATCATTTGAACATCCTTTTTAAAACTAGCTATAGACAATCGAAATTTACAACTAGGGGTGGGCATTAGGGTTGTTCAAAACCGACCGCTACCGATAACCCAACCGCAAAACTGGCTTATTGGCTTATTAGTATTGGGTTATCGGATTAGCGGGTGGGGAATggatttaaattttataattaacggcttatcggtgcgggggacggattactcaattttcttattgggtaaaccgttaacccgttaagaatctattatattttattatatttttatccctaaacatataaaatatgtatggTAATTATAATttctaaacatataaaatatgcatgataattataatttttaaacTTAAAATAAGCCTCAGCAGGCCAAGCCCATTTAGTAAATAAGGCTGCAATAGTTGCAACAGCCCATTTAGAAAATAACTCTCATTTTACTAAAGAGTAGGAACTGCTGTAGTGCTGTCATTTTCCACTCAACTCATTTTCCACTCATTTTCCACTCAGTTGAACTAATGGATtcctagggtttttttttttgctttttacaCGGCGTCAAGACTGAAGAGAAGATCGCAAAAGTGGGCTGTATTTGTTATTAAACCACAAGTCCACAACAACTCAGCAACTGCTAGTCTGCTACCATACGCAAGGTAAATTTCGAGTTTTTTTTTCACTTATGATCGTAAATTCATAATGGGTTTTCCCCTTCTGATCCATGGGGTTTCCTCTATTTTGCAACTTTTAGAATTCTCCCTAGTCAATACTCCATAAAGACACATATTTCCTAGTATTAGCAAGTAGCAACTTCAAGTTCACACCACTGTTCGATAAAATCAAAAACTACAAATCAATTTATTTTGCTCAATACATGAACTGCAAGGTCTTGTGTGATCGGTTTATACTTATTACATGACTCATTATGATAATTTTGTCTTCAGATTTAGCCAGCGCTGGGAAAGACCCTACTATAGTTGACATATAGTACAAGGTGACTTTCATAATGTTCTGTTATCTTCTCGTTGTTTGTTTGGATGCACTTAAAATTTTACATATTAACAATTCTGTTTTTTATTGTAGGATACTTGCTGGTTGCTGCAATAGAAAAAGCACCAGCAGTTGTGCGAAAGAAGTTGTGCAAGGAAAAGCTCTTATGTACTGAAAGAAGTTGTGCAATTCTGTTTTGGTTCTTCCAACAATGTGATGCTCTACTGAGTCTGGGGGGGCTCCTTTGCTTTTTTGATATTTTGTATTATGTACTAAGAAAAAGCACCTGCAACTGCAAGGGACAAATTAACACGTGTTGGTAACTGGTAAGTGTATAAAATTTTGAAAGTGATGATTACTTTTGCCTTTTCATTAGTATTAGAACTGCATATTGGACATAAATTTTGCCTGATGACTTGTGCTAGACTTATAAGAGCATTTTGGATGTTAATCTTTGGTGTATGGTAAAAGGACAAGGAGAACTGCTTAGGTGAAGGAGAACTGCACTTAAGGAATATTTACCAAGTATTAGTCATTACCAAGTAAATCGGTGCCTAAGCAAGACTTTTTCACTGAAATAAGAAGGAAAACTAACGGATCAAATACAAGTCCTTTTGTCAGCAAAAAGGGACAAAATGTTCCTTGTTGCATGAAAAAATGCAGAAGCATTTCACAAGATCCAAGTTCATACCGAGCTCGCAGATTGGCATATTCAGTAGTCCAGTAGGAATATTTACATTGGCATATCCAGAAGAGCACTTGTACTAGTCCAGTAGTGGACTAGTGGTAACCAAAATAAAAGATTGAATGTGGTAACCCATACTTAACCGATACACCGCCCGATAACCGTCCGATAATTGCTAATCCGATACCGAACCAACCGTTATCTTAtaggttggctagcggattagtacTTTTAAAAGTCGATAACCGTTAAGCCAAACCGTTAACATAATAATCCGTCCGATCCGCCCGATAAGCAGCCCTAGTGGGCATGATACGGTATTTAAAGTTTCAGTACGGTAATTGCGATTCTCgatttctaaaaatactataccattaccatatatatcaaattaattcggtatggttcggttTAAACACGATTTTGGTATTTTGCGTTGCTACGGTAAATCAGTAATCATTTGATCCACTTCAACTTACATATTCATATCGTAGAGAATTATGATGTTCTGCTATttaagaaacgtctcaattatatcGTACTATAACAACtcacacatgtaaaaatattcaaaagaaaataCAAGTAATTCCCTTATTACGTAAATCGATTACACGAAAAGATACTTCAATCAAGATAGAGTAGGCAAAGTTTCAACATTTGAACAATTTTAGTTTTGTAATagtactagtttatatatttgttagtacaaTAATACTAATTtttatgaattgtatatgtaactatacttcggtatggtattcgttattttagtattttctttataaataccaaataccataccgaATGCCAAAAAAATTTAATTGCATACCAAATACCGTATCAAATACCATAATATCAAAACCGCGATATAAATTTTTCGATTTTGGTATGGAAATAGGTATCTACGCACCCCCATTTACAACTAATATTCGAAATTTCTATACATTTCTTTAATTGTTAAACCATTCTTATTTAATTACCACGAGAACTCAAAATTAGTGAATACATATAATATTAGTTGTATATTCAACCAAAGAGTTGGAACTAAAATGTGtgataaaaataatatatttaagATAAATATATATGTAAGTCATCCAATAAGTCTTGTACaagtaattaaaaaaaaggaattgAACTTAGGATGTGAAAGTGCCACATCATACTccttaaaaaacaaaaagaactCCTATTCAGCAAACATACAAAGACCCATTTCAAAGAGTTAACAAAACTTCCCATTACCAATATTAGTGTAGCCTAAGATACATGTCTATAGATTTTGGCTCAGTCTTTTCTCAAAAATCAGTCCCATTTTGGTTAAAATTGGTTGAGTTCGCCCATTAATACATTGTGCTACCGAAAAATATGGAGAATTTCAGATATGGAGCGACATATATGGAAGAAAAAATAAATTGGCGGTAAGATTTTGTTGGGTTTCCCTCCTTTTACTTCTTTTTTGCTTAAGATTTTAGGGCTTTCTCCTTTCAATTCCTTTTTCGCTGCCCTTGAGGCAAAGAAAATTGGCGGTAAAATTTTAGGGTTCCCTCCTTTCAATTCCAAatattggaaattttaatacttGGTATTTTTTTCAAAGCTTGGAAAGAACTTTTGGCCGTGTTTGAGGCGAATCTATTCCTCTAATTTAGATCTTTACTAATTTTAAAATAATCTGAACTAATTATACAGAGATTACTGCTGATTGTTACAGAGATTTGTGCGTTGGAACGAAATTTAGAGTTGTTGAAGTACTTATATTGCGTTCACACATTGTGTAATTTCATATGAGTTTCCTTCGCACATTCTATTTATAGTATCAGTTAACAGTTTTTCATCGATCTGCAGTTTGAAGAAGACGGGGAAAGGAAGCGAGCGCTATTGGAAGAACATTCACATAGTGTTCAAGACTTTTTTGAGGTGTTTGCAGGTTCTTATCTATCCTCTATTTTGTTTAATCATATTGAGATCTAATTCTTTGTTATTGTAGTatttaaataatagtatttttgTGTTCTGAAAGTAtcttaaaaaatatttctttcatATCGTCTCTTCATATTTGTTTGTAGTCTAACTAGATGGTATATGTGCTCAATTATCCAGCTTTTAGGGAACAGGGGTATTTGGGATATATGAAGCTCATGTACTAGTAGCAGTTAGGGGTAGCTTCAAGCCATATAGAGCTTTTTACTTTCTTTAATGAATTTGTTACCATGCACGTCACCTCGGCGGTGAGGTAATTTTTGTGGCATGTGACCGCACATTTATGTGGATGTTGGTTTATATAAGCAATTGTTGCTCTTCAGAACTGAatcagttgttgttgttgttgttgtcgttgttgaaATTGCTGTGAGGATGAAAATGAAAGACAAAATGAAATTTTATGTTAGAGTGAATTATGAAAGCTAATAGGAGTacaagaaaaggaaaaggaaaatataatatgGACTAACATGGTGCTTGTAGTTTTCATGTTATGGTGTTTGATGATATTGGTTGtggtatttctttttcttttttaaaaaaaattgagaagGAGTTTAGTGTGTACACTTTAAAGGTTTGATTTTTGGCATA
Coding sequences within it:
- the LOC132601360 gene encoding uncharacterized protein LOC132601360, coding for MAPENQPTIGPPIFIGENYHIWAIKMKAYLKALNLWEVVERGEPVVQPLRVNATLNEIKKYDELVTRSPRALTCIHSILTEVMFTRIMACETAKEAWDKLKEEFEGNNRVKSVRVFTLKREFELLKMKDSDSVKEYSSKLMEIVNQIRILGEDFLDQKVIEKILVSLPDKFESKISAIEESRDLTTFTIAELISKLQVQEQKVTMRSEGIVEDAFQVRHKFRQRKEARKASLDNSREVNSGENQGDSSRKGKFPPCGISKKTNHLEKNCWQKPKRPPVQCRYCKRYGHIERNCSQKQNQSGQSSQRANFADDH